The Mercenaria mercenaria strain notata chromosome 1, MADL_Memer_1, whole genome shotgun sequence nucleotide sequence gttgaatccATTGAACACCTTTTTTGGGAATGTCCACACATACAAACATTTTGGAGagatttgaaaacatttcttaaacaaaataacGTAGATTTAGAACTGACATACGACATAGTGGTTTTTTAATAACAGAACCAGTTCTACAAAGCGAAGCTATAAATGGTATCatttaacagcaaaatattttatttacaaatataaaattaaaaaaactgtcccaaatttagaatatttcttaaattacttgaagataaaattggaaaaggaaaaactaacAGAGTTACAACATGACAAATTAAATGAATGGAATGGATTCCCTCTACAAATAACTACATAATATACAACTCCTCCTAAAACTTGTAGATTAGGCTATGGCAGATGGATACAAAAAGTAGATATAAAACACTACATCTGCTGATATCACATATGTATACGTGGATATGTGTGAATGCATGTATGATTGTGTGGGAGGTTGTTTGTATGAgtagtgtttgtttgtttgttttgggtttaacgccgtttttcaacagtatttcagtcatgtaacggcggacagttaacctaaccagtgttcctggattctgtaccagtacaaacctgttctccgcaagtaactgccaacttccccacgtgaatcagaggtggaggactaatgatctgagacacagtgtcgtttatcaaatagtcacggagaacatacgccccgcccgaggatcgaactcacgacctcgcgatccgtagaccaaggctcttacctactgagctaagcgggcgggcctgtATGAGTATGTGTATTTGAGAGGTTAATGTGAGATTGATGTGAGATTCCAAAAGAGATTTCTTGATGTAAATTAAACAAATGATACTATATGAACATTaacttataaaaatgaaatattagcaATAGACACATACGTGATATGTTAAACATGTTGGTAATATTGTATATGCATTATGTAAACGCTATTATTATTGTCTGTATGATGTACATGAagggaaaaaataaatgataataaaaaagagAATATTTCAAGGGTCATCACTCCAAAATGCACTACTATGCTTCATAATGATTTATAGAAATCCGATCAGCGACTTTGAATTTGTGGAGCTGCAAAAGTTTTTTGACTTAAGGTAACAAATAAGACATGCATCTCCCATTGTCAGGGAAGACATAGTTCACAATATCTCACCTGGAAATTAGACAATTTCACATTTTCAGATACGAATTGTCTCGCTTCTCGTTGAGATATATTTAAGTTTCACTAAAAccaaacaaatttcatttaaataacataCAGTTAGATAAAGAACGCATGGTCACAAAATTGTGCCACCGTTAATATGAGATTGATGTGAGATTTCAAAAGAGATTGCTTGATGTACATTATACAAATGATAGTATATGAACATTaacttatgaaaatgaaatattagcAACAGACATATACGTGATATATTAATCATGTTGGTAATATTGTATATGCATTATGTTAACGTTATTATTATTGTCTGTATGATGTAtatgaaggaaaaaaataaataataataaaaaagagaatATTTAAAGGGTCATCACTCCAAAATGAACTACTACGCTTCATAATGATTTATAGAAATTCGATCAGTGACTTTGAATTTGCGGAGCTGCAAACGTTTTTTTGACTTAAGGTAACAAATAAGACAAACATGTATCTCCCATTGTCAGGGAAGACATAGTTCACAATATCTCATCTGGAAATTAGACAATTTCACATTTTCAGATACGAATTGTCTCGCTTCTCGTTGAGATATATTTAAGTTTAACTAAAACCAAATAAATATCATCGAAATAACATACAGTTAGATAAAGAACGCATGGTCACAAAATTGTGTTATCGTTCAGACAACAAACTTGCACACACATGCATGTACGCAAAATTTCCCATAAATGCCAcatgaaaacacacacacacatgcaaaATGAGCTACGATGATATTTGTTTAATTGGAAAATCTTTCACTAAGTGAAAGCTAGTCTCAATATTATCGCAAGCGGTGTAGCCATTAGTAAACATTCATCAGTGAAATACATTATGATCTTTATCTGAAAAGCACTAAGTGTTAGCAACTACGAGATATATTTCCTCCGAgtagtttaaataataaaaagtcGTGTAATAAATGACTACATCATACATGTAACATATTCAATCAaatcaaatgttttaaagaaaatgataaaatggatAATAGCTGATGTAGGTTGTTATGTTGTTATGTAATCGGTTCATAACGTGTTCAAACCTATAAAGATGACTTGTAAAGTCCAGTCAGCATTCAGAATTAATCTGTACACAGCCTATATCTTCCGTGAGAACCTTTTCCGAAGTAAAACATCTTTCTGATATTCCATTTAATATAAAGATTTTTATACGAAGGATCAAAGTTTTAGATATTCTGACCTGTTAGTAACTTATTGTTTGGATTTTCTCATAACCACCATTTGTTTGATAGTTTTATACCCTATATGTTCACTTGGTGCGCTTAAAGACTCTCCGGGGAATACCGACTTAACAATAAGCAAACCCGTCGACAGACTGTCAAACATATCCCTTAAGGAAGCTTCAGGCATAGTGATATCCTCCAGAAGAATGTCAGTAAAGTGtctgcaattttcaagagaaaattcTATCACTATATTAGACAGAAACATTCGTTTTATTTTGAGAATACATACAGATTCTAAACTGATGTTCCTGCGTGAAGTAGATATACTGGTCAAAGTAATATTATCTAGCAAAACCGAGTTAAACTTTTTAAATCCCCTTTCTGTTAGACTCCCGAGGAAAACACAAAATGCATTTTCTGTCATAGTGATATCACTAATACACACTGTCTTGAATTCATATCGGCTTGCCATCAATATATTGAATAGATCTGTTCGGACAATTCTGAGATCTCCTATGCCACGATAATTCACTAGTCTTTCTGTGACAGACGTATTTGTAATGGTGACTTTATCAAGCATCATTGAATTAATGTAACCATCGTTTTCTAATAAGGtacaaaatgcattttctgtCATAGTGATATCACTAATATACACTGTCTTGAATTCATATCGGCTTGTCATCAATATATTGAATAGATCTGTTCGGACAATTCTGAGATCTCCTATGCCACGATAATTCACTAGTCTTTCTGTGACAGACGTATTTGTAATGGTGACTTTATCAAACATCATTGAATTAATGTAACCATCGTTTTCTAATAAGGCACAAAATGCATTTTCTGTCATAGTGATATCACTAATACACACTGTCTTGAATTCATATCGACTTGCCATCAATATATTGAATAGATCTGTTCGGGCAATTCTGAGATCTCCTATGCCACGATTATTCGCTAGTCTTTCTGAGACAGAGGTATTTGTAATGGTGACTTTATCAAGCATCATTGACCCAATCTTACCACCGTTTTCTAATaatgcacaaaatgcattttCTGTCACTGAAACATCTGCAAGGCGCAAGGTTTCTAGAGTTCCGAATGAATAGATCAGTATACTTACTAAATCTGTTCGCTCTATAACGAGATTCGTTAAACCTTTACATTCTATAATTGTTTCTGAGGGAGAAGTGTTTCTAATAATGATTTTATCCAATTTTAATGTCGTTGTTTCCATTCCGcttaacaaatattgaaatgcCTCATCAGTCAATGAGATGTCACTCAGACATAATTCCTGTACAGTTAATATGCAAATTGATTTAAGAGTCGTATCTGTAAGTAGTAAATTTTGAACGTTTGTACCGCCTAATTGCCCGCATAATTCAGATGTTTCTTTTGCAACTACATTGTCCAGCACTAATTTATAAATGTATGAGTACTTGAAGTACTCCAACATAGCACTTAAATCATTTTCCGCCATAATGATATGCTTAAGACAGATGTTGACTACATTTAAATGATATGACATTGACCGCAAGGTGAGGTCTCGTTCAACATCATACTCCATTAGCCTGCCTTTGTTAGATGTTCGCCTGCATATGGCTAATCTGTTAATCAGAGATATGTTATCAATCTCTAAGTATTTTAATGAATATGTTCCAAGACCAttgagaaaattgaaaaaatcttctttagcTGTTGTTATATTGACCAGATATACCGAAGATATTCCtatacaatataaaaataatggAATGTCACACAAATCCACTTTTCTCAATTTCAAATAAGGACAATCTAAAGATAACTTCTTTTTCTGGCACGTTGTCTCATTTATAACAATACTATCAAGTTGCAATGAAGACAGATCACGGAATGTCGATTCGGACAAAAGCTCGCATAGGACACTATCCTTCACTGTGATGTTTCCTAGTTGCAACGAATGTATGCACTGTGCGTCATAGCTTAAACCGACTATAGCAAATCCTGGATCGTTAAACTTCCACGCGTTCTGAGAAACAATTGTTGCACAATCATGCATTTCAATTTTATTCTTCAAATGCCTCAAAATATGATCTTGTTTTCCTTCCATTTCGTCAACTCTTATGTTCTtacaaatgaatatattgtcaGAGCAAAGGAATGAAACACTTTTAAGATGTTTAGCATTTAAATTCAATGGAAATTCTATgacatttgaacatttttcaagtattttaataaagatattctTGTCTTCCCTAACTGTATTTCCTAGACTCATTTCATCAAATGTCATAGTAACTTCGCGATTTGTTTTCTGAATACTATTCAACATCTCCAAAACCTCTGTCTCATATACTGTTACCATATGAAATTTAACCCATTCTAGCATAATCGCTGACTCCGAAAACAGTATTTTTAAGCCACAAATATTCATAAAACAGATTGCAACAGACCTAAGAGTTTTGCATGTAATCAAAACCGAACATTCTTTTTTTCGGctaaatgcttttttaaaagctATATTTCGAAATTTGACAGAAACACCTCTCGGTGACTCTGGAATACTTTCTAACATCTCCCGAAATGAAGAGTGTGTCATTTCAACAGAGTCAAATTCTATAACATCAAGATTTTCCATCATCGGAAACCGTAGTGAATGTATACCTAATTTTGATGAGTGAACCAAAATAGAATGTATTTGGTTTGACATCAGTAATTCAGCaatcatttttgtattattgTTAAGTTCCGCTTTTAGGGTAAGTATATTCGTTTTTATAGATAAACTGAACTTTTCTTCATTCATTTCAGTATTCTTGGTAAGTCTACATATGATCGATGGATTCATGCTCTTTATAAAATCTAACACGTTTAATACATCTAAAATGTTGTTCGTAGATCTGAAAGAGTGACGTAATTTTTCTTGTATTGTTACATCTTGttcaaagttcattgagatatATGCTGCTGCAAAATATTCCTGGAAGGTTTTGTGTATAAAACTGACACATCTGACGGGAGACATTTTCTTTATTCCAATAATTCTCTTTTTGGACAGCAACCCAATGCGTAAACTTAATTCATATTCAGCTTCAGAAATGCCATGATTTATCAAATCCGTGTCAATGAACACAAAGGTGGTTTTACTTCCTGCCTTATACAACGTTTCAAATGACAGTTTTCCAAGAGCATTGATCAAAGTTGAAAATTTGCGACAAACGCAGTATTGATTCAGACATGGTGGCAACGAAACCTTTATTTTGTCTAACTGCGACATTAAGCTTTGAATAATATCACTGCCATCATTTTGACGATGAGCAACACTACATAGCTTGCTTATGACAGAACTGTAAATTCCCGTAACAGTGTCTGCTAGTTCATTATCCTTTTCCCATAGACAAACGAGCAATTTTGTAAGTAATGGAACTTTACAAAGGCATTCAATATGTCTTTTCTTtaattcatattgaaacataACAGTTTTCATTTCAACGTCATCTTTATTCGATATTATTTGATCAAATATTAACTTAACAAGATGTTTTATATCGCTTCCTTCAATTCCATGAATAGTTACATCTAAATCATATTCCCCTAATTTAGGCCTCAGAAGTTCGAGTTTCCAGGGGCGACTTGTAAAGAGTATGGTAAATCGCCCCTCTCCAAAGCTGACTGGTAACCCTCGTGTCACGGTCGGGTAAGTCGGTAGTGGGGACGGAGGAATCCATTCGTCTAATCCGTCAAGAATAAAGAGGCATTTCTCTGGATCATTATCTATaaacacattgaaatattcttgtAATTTCCGTTTTCTTAGTAATTGAGTGTTAACCATCTCTTCTATTGTACGTTCCTTGTAGGTATCTCTAAGTGAAATAAATAGTAAAAGTTCAAATTGTCTTAAAGCCATTTTTTTAAGTTTACCTTCGTCATTTTCTCGTAGGGTTTGGTTTGACGAAATGTTTGAATTACCAACACCATCACTGGACTCTGAGCTATATTCAATATCACTTTGATCGGCATCAGAATCAAAAAGGTAATAaatttcatcatcactatcatatGTTTTCTGTCCTAATACCTCTTTAGGAATAACAGAACAGCTGTTTTCATTCAATGTGTCTTGACTTGCATCAGTGTAATTAAGCTTACATATGTTTTCTTCGACAATATCTTCCCCTACCTCTATATGAGGAGAACCGTTCGGCGAACATGCATGAATAAAACACCATTCCGAAATGAGTTTCCTACAAAGTGTCGTCTTACCTATACCTGCATCCCCagacatgtaa carries:
- the LOC123532160 gene encoding uncharacterized protein LOC123532160 isoform X3, with protein sequence MYRKNYLKTDLSPLVPEEEVDVDKLYVPLKITRRIGNTLEIEHVCSINDIFYCKTKQAKCIYMSGDAGIGKTTLCRKLISEWCFIHACSPNGSPHIEVGEDIVEENICKLNYTDASQDTLNENSCSVIPKEVLGQKTYDSDDEIYYLFDSDADQSDIEYSSESSDGVGNSNISSNQTLRENDEGKLKKMALRQFELLLFISLRDTYKERTIEEMVNTQLLRKRKLQEYFNVFIDNDPEKCLFILDGLDEWIPPSPLPTYPTVTRGLPVSFGEGRFTILFTSRPWKLELLRPKLGEYDLDVTIHGIEGSDIKHLVKLIFDQIISNKDDVEMKTVMFQYELKKRHIECLCKVPLLTKLLVCLWEKDNELADTVTGIYSSVISKLCSVAHRQNDGSDIIQSLMSQLDKIKVSLPPCLNQYCVCRKFSTLINALGKLSFETLYKAGSKTTFVFIDTDLINHGISEAEYELSLRIGLLSKKRIIGIKKMSPVRCVSFIHKTFQEYFAAAYISMNFEQDVTIQEKLRHSFRSTNNILDVLNVLDFIKSMNPSIICRLTKNTEMNEEKFSLSIKTNILTLKAELNNNTKMIAELLMSNQIHSILVHSSKLGIHSLRFPMMENLDVIEFDSVEMTHSSFREMLESIPESPRGVSVKFRNIAFKKAFSRKKECSVLITCKTLRSVAICFMNICGLKILFSESAIMLEWVKFHMVTVYETEVLEMLNSIQKTNREVTMTFDEMSLGNTVREDKNIFIKILEKCSNVIEFPLNLNAKHLKSVSFLCSDNIFICKNIRVDEMEGKQDHILRHLKNKIEMHDCATIVSQNAWKFNDPGFAIVGLSYDAQCIHSLQLGNITVKDSVLCELLSESTFRDLSSLQLDSIVINETTCQKKKLSLDCPYLKLRKVDLCDIPLFLYCIGISSVYLVNITTAKEDFFNFLNGLGTYSLKYLEIDNISLINRLAICRRTSNKGRLMEYDVERDLTLRSMSYHLNVVNICLKHIIMAENDLSAMLEYFKYSYIYKLVLDNVVAKETSELCGQLGGTNVQNLLLTDTTLKSICILTVQELCLSDISLTDEAFQYLLSGMETTTLKLDKIIIRNTSPSETIIECKGLTNLVIERTDLVSILIYSFGTLETLRLADVSVTENAFCALLENGGKIGSMMLDKVTITNTSVSERLANNRGIGDLRIARTDLFNILMASRYEFKTVCISDITMTENAFCALLENDGYINSMMFDKVTITNTSVTERLVNYRGIGDLRIVRTDLFNILMTSRYEFKTVYISDITMTENAFCTLLENDGYINSMMLDKVTITNTSVTERLVNYRGIGDLRIVRTDLFNILMASRYEFKTVCISDITMTENAFCVFLGSLTERGFKKFNSVLLDNITLTSISTSRRNISLESVCILKIKRMFLSNIVIEFSLENCRHFTDILLEDITMPEASLRDMFDSLSTGLLIVKSVFPGESLSAPSEHIGYKTIKQMVVMRKSKQ
- the LOC123532160 gene encoding uncharacterized protein LOC123532160 isoform X2 → MSDRAELRNPLYRNWVRATLGLKYLQQGLAGFVSNLSDQRHQSHLYSYRKVTGSPAHSCTECTADNLLPEHPRKTCIQRYRCKCFCNSPAGRRSCPNNFCSRFYDLIVLDHDERNPVWTNTDPSCWYSEHWSFARCFLATAGYSDKRSAEDTDAAGLLSILINNIEFRSSLDNVSDFVELKKDDIFISTVDAEELRRNAMQAISEKKDESLAEIDQKTFESLERMREIQKAETVKDTNTQTEDTLTHTNTDTSTKNVKNAEPYCVSAVTDSKTLSDLEKQELQSYLIDMYRKNYLKTDLSPLVPEEEVDVDKLYVPLKITRRIGNTLEIEHVCSINDIFYCKTKQAKCIYMSGDAGIGKTTLCRKLISEWCFIHACSPNGSPHIEVGEDIVEENICKLNYTDASQDTLNENSCSVIPKEVLGQKTYDSDDEIYYLFDSDADQSDIEYSSESSDGVGNSNISSNQTLRENDEGKLKKMALRQFELLLFISLRDTYKERTIEEMVNTQLLRKRKLQEYFNVFIDNDPEKCLFILDGLDEWIPPSPLPTYPTVTRGLPVSFGEGRFTILFTSRPWKLELLRPKLGEYDLDVTIHGIEGSDIKHLVKLIFDQIISNKDDVEMKTVMFQYELKKRHIECLCKVPLLTKLLVCLWEKDNELADTVTGIYSSVISKLCSVAHRQNDGSDIIQSLMSQLDKIKVSLPPCLNQYCVCRKFSTLINALGKLSFETLYKAGSKTTFVFIDTDLINHGISEAEYELSLRIGLLSKKRIIGIKKMSPVRCVSFIHKTFQEYFAAAYISMNFEQDVTIQEKLRHSFRSTNNILDVLNVLDFIKSMNPSIICRLTKNTEMNEEKFSLSIKTNILTLKAELNNNTKMIAELLMSNQIHSILVHSSKLGIHSLRFPMMENLDVIEFDSVEMTHSSFREMLESIPESPRGVSVKFRNIAFKKAFSRKKECSVLITCKTLRSVAICFMNICGLKILFSESAIMLEWVKFHMVTVYETEVLEMLNSIQKTNREVTMTFDEMSLGNTVREDKNIFIKILEKCSNVIEFPLNLNAKHLKSVSFLCSDNIFICKNIRVDEMEGKQDHILRHLKNKIEMHDCATIVSQNAWKFNDPGFAIVGLSYDAQCIHSLQLGNITVKDSVLCELLSESTFRDLSSLQLDSIVINETTCQKKKLSLDCPYLKLRKVDLCDIPLFLYCIGISSVYLVNITTAKEDFFNFLNGLGTYSLKYLEIDNISLINRLAICRRTSNKGRLMEYDVERDLTLRSMSYHLNVVNICLKHIIMAENDLSAMLEYFKYSYIYKLVLDNVVAKETSELCGQLGGTNVQNLLLTDTTLKSICILTVQELCLSDISLTDEAFQYLLSGMETTTLKLDKIIIRNTSPSETIIECKGLTNLVIERTDLVSILIYSFGTLETLRLADVSVTENAFCALLENGGKIGSMMLDKVTITNTSVSERLANNRGIGDLRIARTDLFNILMASRYEFKTVCISDITMTENAFCALLENDGYINSMMFDKVTITNTSVTERLVNYRGIGDLRIVRTDLFNILMTSRYEFKTVYISDITMTENAFCTLLENDGYINSMMLDKVTITNTSVTERLVNYRGIGDLRIVRTDLFNILMASRYEFKTVCISDITMTENAFCVFLGSLTERGFKKFNSVLLDNITLTSISTSRRNISLESVCILKIKRMFLSNIVIEFSLENCRHFTDILLEDITMPEASLRDMFDSLSTGLLIVKSVFPGESLSAPSEHIGYKTIKQMVVMRKSKQ
- the LOC123532160 gene encoding uncharacterized protein LOC123532160 isoform X1, with product MSDRAELRNPLYRNWVRATLGLKYLQQGLAGFVSNLSDQRHQSHLYSYRKVTGSPAHSCTECTADNLLPEHPRKTCIQRYRCKCFCNSPAGRRSCPNNFCSRFYDLIVLDHDERNPVWTNTDPSCWYSEHWSFARCFLATAGYSDKRSAEDTDAAGLLSILINNIEFRSSLDNVSDFVEVRNTRNDVLHSATFEIEEDRLSAIIDKFIAVLKDKKSLIHEPDAQHAVSKLEKLKKDDIFISTVDAEELRRNAMQAISEKKDESLAEIDQKTFESLERMREIQKAETVKDTNTQTEDTLTHTNTDTSTKNVKNAEPYCVSAVTDSKTLSDLEKQELQSYLIDMYRKNYLKTDLSPLVPEEEVDVDKLYVPLKITRRIGNTLEIEHVCSINDIFYCKTKQAKCIYMSGDAGIGKTTLCRKLISEWCFIHACSPNGSPHIEVGEDIVEENICKLNYTDASQDTLNENSCSVIPKEVLGQKTYDSDDEIYYLFDSDADQSDIEYSSESSDGVGNSNISSNQTLRENDEGKLKKMALRQFELLLFISLRDTYKERTIEEMVNTQLLRKRKLQEYFNVFIDNDPEKCLFILDGLDEWIPPSPLPTYPTVTRGLPVSFGEGRFTILFTSRPWKLELLRPKLGEYDLDVTIHGIEGSDIKHLVKLIFDQIISNKDDVEMKTVMFQYELKKRHIECLCKVPLLTKLLVCLWEKDNELADTVTGIYSSVISKLCSVAHRQNDGSDIIQSLMSQLDKIKVSLPPCLNQYCVCRKFSTLINALGKLSFETLYKAGSKTTFVFIDTDLINHGISEAEYELSLRIGLLSKKRIIGIKKMSPVRCVSFIHKTFQEYFAAAYISMNFEQDVTIQEKLRHSFRSTNNILDVLNVLDFIKSMNPSIICRLTKNTEMNEEKFSLSIKTNILTLKAELNNNTKMIAELLMSNQIHSILVHSSKLGIHSLRFPMMENLDVIEFDSVEMTHSSFREMLESIPESPRGVSVKFRNIAFKKAFSRKKECSVLITCKTLRSVAICFMNICGLKILFSESAIMLEWVKFHMVTVYETEVLEMLNSIQKTNREVTMTFDEMSLGNTVREDKNIFIKILEKCSNVIEFPLNLNAKHLKSVSFLCSDNIFICKNIRVDEMEGKQDHILRHLKNKIEMHDCATIVSQNAWKFNDPGFAIVGLSYDAQCIHSLQLGNITVKDSVLCELLSESTFRDLSSLQLDSIVINETTCQKKKLSLDCPYLKLRKVDLCDIPLFLYCIGISSVYLVNITTAKEDFFNFLNGLGTYSLKYLEIDNISLINRLAICRRTSNKGRLMEYDVERDLTLRSMSYHLNVVNICLKHIIMAENDLSAMLEYFKYSYIYKLVLDNVVAKETSELCGQLGGTNVQNLLLTDTTLKSICILTVQELCLSDISLTDEAFQYLLSGMETTTLKLDKIIIRNTSPSETIIECKGLTNLVIERTDLVSILIYSFGTLETLRLADVSVTENAFCALLENGGKIGSMMLDKVTITNTSVSERLANNRGIGDLRIARTDLFNILMASRYEFKTVCISDITMTENAFCALLENDGYINSMMFDKVTITNTSVTERLVNYRGIGDLRIVRTDLFNILMTSRYEFKTVYISDITMTENAFCTLLENDGYINSMMLDKVTITNTSVTERLVNYRGIGDLRIVRTDLFNILMASRYEFKTVCISDITMTENAFCVFLGSLTERGFKKFNSVLLDNITLTSISTSRRNISLESVCILKIKRMFLSNIVIEFSLENCRHFTDILLEDITMPEASLRDMFDSLSTGLLIVKSVFPGESLSAPSEHIGYKTIKQMVVMRKSKQ